The proteins below come from a single Sorghum bicolor cultivar BTx623 chromosome 4, Sorghum_bicolor_NCBIv3, whole genome shotgun sequence genomic window:
- the LOC8084682 gene encoding CRIB domain-containing protein RIC7, with amino-acid sequence MKGLLKGLRYISQIFDAKEPEMQIGQPTDVKHVAHIGWDNASVTAPSWMNEFKASPGTARGGDPEPSQPGGGGGEDEHTGGGGGEDAGGKAERPRRTRGNKGSGGNEPAKRRDRDCAAEGSRRDRRKEKAADAAEGAEGDAAAAPKQRRRKPRAASGGRSKSSSGGAAASDSEAARPAGAPTEAEDDRDGC; translated from the exons atgaagggccttctcaagggTCTCCGATACATCTCGCAGATTTTCG ATGCGAAGGAGCCGGAGATGCAGATCGGGCAGCCGACGGACGTGAAGCACGTCGCGCACATCGGCTGGGACAACGCCTCCGTCACCGCGCCCAGCTGG ATGAACGAATTCAAGGCATCGCCGGGGACGGCGAGGGGCGGCGATCCTGAGCCCTCGCAGcccggtggaggaggaggagaagacgagcataccggaggaggaggaggagaagacgCTGGCGGCAAGGCGGAGCGGCCGCGGCGGACGAGGGGGAACAAGGGGTCGGGTGGCAACGAGCCGGCGAAGCGGCGAGACCGGGACTGCGCGGCCGAGGGGTCTCGACGCGACCGGCGGAAAGAAAAGGCGGCGGACGCGGCAGAGGGCGCCGAGGGGGACGCTGCGGCGGCGCCGAAGCAGCGGCGGAGGAAGCCTCGGGCAGCGTCGGGGGGCAGGTCCAAGTCGTCGTCGGGAGGCGCCGCCGCCTCGGACTCGGAGGCTGCGCGGCCGGCGGGGGCGCCGACGGAGGCCGAGGACGATCGCGACGGCTGCTGA
- the LOC8084681 gene encoding NAC domain-containing protein 92, with translation MGLRDIELTLPPGFRFYPSDEELVCHYLHGKVANERLAGAGAAMVEVDLHTHEPWELPDVAKLSTNEWYFFSFRDRKYATGLRTNRATKSGYWKATGKDRVIHNPRAGGHHHHRAIVGMRKTLVFYRGRAPNGIKTSWVMHEFRMENPHTPPKEDWVLCRVFYKKKADAMDYAMADSEQDVGMHMPRGGADSSSYSPPPFPALGGSHFHHHHLTPLTDHHGGGCLNNEFPGMAALLQHNNGMFDPHVVQPHLHDSVVLAGPPAAAAAAGSTRDGGEQCGSGVLMDLGLDEHYTYNSYNSLLQM, from the exons ATGGGGCTGAGGGACATCGAGCTGACGCTGCCGCCGGGGTTCCGGTTCTACCCCAGCGACGAGGAGCTGGTGTGCCACTACCTGCACGGCAAGGTGGCCAACGAGCGGCTCGCCGGCGCCGGTGCAGCCATGGTGGAGGTGGATCTGCACACCCACGAGCCGTGGGAACTCCCTG ACGTTGCGAAGCTGAGCACGAACGAGTGGTACTTCTTCAGCTTCCGCGACCGCAAGTACGCGACGGGGCTGCGCACCAACCGCGCCACCAAGTCCGGCTACTGGAAGGCCACCGGTAAGGACCGCGTCATCCACAACCCCAGGGCCggcggccaccaccaccaccgcgccATCGTCGGCATGCGCAAGACCCTCGTCTTCTACCGCGGCCGCGCACCCAACGGCATCAAGACCAGCTGGGTGATGCATGAATTCCGGATGGAGAATCCCCACACCCCGCCCAAGGAGGACTGGGTTCTGTGCAGGGTTTTCTATAAGAAGAAGGCCGACGCCATGGACTACGCCATGGCCGACAGCGAGCAGGACGTCGGCATGCATATGCCTCGCGGCGGCGCTGACTCGAGCAGCTATTCGCCTCCTCCGTTCCCCGCGCTCGGCGGCAGCCacttccaccaccatcatcTGACACCGCTGACAGACCACCACGGCGGCGGCTGCCTGAACAACGAATTCCCCGGCATGGCGGCGCTGCTGCAGCACAACAACGGCATGTTCGACCCTCACGTCGTCCAGCCTCACCTTCACGACAGTGTCGTCCTTGCTGGGCCGCCGGCTGCTGCAGCGGCGGCGGGGTCAACAAGGGACGGCGGCGAGCAGTGTGGCAGCGGGGTGCTCATGGACCTAGGACTCGACGAGCACTACACCTACAACAGCTACAACAGCCTGCTGCAGATGTGA